A part of Streptomyces sp. SLBN-31 genomic DNA contains:
- a CDS encoding aldehyde dehydrogenase family protein — translation MSSYFTDLAQQYIDGEWRPGTGSWDIIDFNPYDGEKLASITIATVDEVDEAYRAAARAQKKWAATNPYARRAVFEKALRLIEDREQEITEVIIAELGGTHLKAGFELHLAKEFLRESIQWALRPEGRILPSPVDGKENRLYRVPVGVVGVISPFNFPFLLSIKSVAPALALGNAVVLKPHQNTPITGGSLVAKIFDDAGLPGGLLNVVITDIAEIGDAFIEHPVPKVISFTGSDKVGRHVATVCASHFKRSVLELGGNSAIVVLDDADLDYAVDAAVFSRYVHQGQVCMAANRVLVDRSIADAFTEKFVAKVKTLKVGDPSDPQTVIGPVINSSQAEALTGTVEQAIAEGATVLLRGTTTENLVEPSVLTGVPADSALLRQEVFGPVAFLIPFDGEEEAVRIVNDTPYGLSGAVHTGDIERGVNFAKQIDTGMFHVNDGTVHDEPLVPFGGEKSSGVGRLNGETTIDSFTTLKWISVQHGRSGFPF, via the coding sequence ATGTCGTCGTACTTCACCGACCTGGCTCAGCAGTACATCGACGGTGAGTGGCGCCCGGGCACGGGCTCCTGGGACATCATCGACTTCAACCCGTACGACGGCGAGAAGCTGGCGTCCATCACCATAGCCACGGTCGACGAGGTGGATGAGGCCTACCGGGCGGCCGCCCGCGCGCAGAAGAAGTGGGCCGCGACCAATCCGTACGCCCGCCGCGCCGTCTTCGAGAAGGCGCTGCGCCTGATCGAGGATCGCGAGCAGGAGATCACCGAGGTGATCATCGCCGAGCTCGGCGGCACGCACCTGAAGGCCGGCTTCGAGCTCCACCTCGCCAAGGAGTTCCTGCGCGAGTCGATCCAGTGGGCGCTGCGTCCCGAGGGCAGGATCCTTCCTTCGCCGGTGGACGGCAAGGAGAACCGCCTCTACCGGGTCCCGGTCGGCGTGGTCGGTGTGATCAGCCCCTTCAACTTCCCCTTCCTGCTGTCGATCAAGTCGGTCGCCCCCGCCCTGGCGCTCGGCAACGCCGTGGTCCTCAAGCCCCACCAGAACACCCCGATCACCGGCGGCTCCCTGGTCGCGAAGATCTTCGATGACGCGGGTCTGCCGGGCGGGCTCCTCAACGTCGTCATCACCGACATCGCCGAGATCGGCGACGCCTTCATCGAGCACCCGGTGCCGAAGGTCATCTCCTTCACCGGCTCCGACAAGGTCGGCCGCCACGTGGCCACCGTCTGCGCCTCGCACTTCAAGCGCTCGGTCCTCGAACTCGGCGGCAACAGCGCCATCGTGGTCCTCGACGACGCCGACCTCGACTACGCGGTCGACGCGGCCGTCTTCAGCCGCTACGTCCACCAGGGGCAGGTCTGCATGGCCGCCAACCGCGTGCTGGTGGACCGCTCGATCGCCGACGCGTTCACCGAGAAGTTCGTCGCCAAGGTCAAGACGCTCAAGGTCGGCGACCCGAGCGACCCGCAGACCGTCATCGGCCCGGTCATCAACTCCTCGCAGGCGGAGGCCCTCACGGGCACCGTCGAGCAGGCCATCGCCGAGGGCGCGACGGTACTGCTGCGCGGCACGACCACCGAGAACCTGGTCGAGCCGTCCGTGCTGACCGGCGTCCCCGCCGACTCGGCCCTGCTGCGCCAGGAGGTCTTCGGCCCGGTCGCCTTCCTCATCCCCTTCGACGGCGAGGAGGAGGCGGTGCGCATCGTCAACGACACGCCGTACGGCCTGAGCGGCGCCGTGCACACCGGTGACATCGAGCGCGGCGTGAACTTCGCCAAGCAGATCGACACCGGCATGTTCCACGTGAACGACGGCACGGTCCATGACGAGCCGCTGGTGCCGTTCGGCGGCGAGAAGAGCTCCGGCGTCGGCCGTCTGAACGGCGAGACCACGATCGACTCCTTCACCACGCTGAAGTGGATCTCGGTGCAGCATGGACGGAGCGGTTTCCCCTTCTAG
- a CDS encoding DinB family protein — translation MVTHVPAEARGDERGALLAFIEEQRGGIRRALLGLSEEQAASRPSASELSLSGLLKHVAEVEQGWIARAKQEPPAIQRDQSNWHETFRLMDGESVESQLALWEKIAAETEAYVRSVPSLDDTFPLPNDPWFPPDARVSVRWLCLHLIRETARHAGHADIIRESLDGRTAFELVALEQGKSWG, via the coding sequence ATGGTCACTCACGTTCCCGCGGAGGCACGAGGCGACGAGCGGGGAGCGCTCCTCGCGTTCATCGAGGAGCAGCGCGGCGGCATCCGCCGGGCGCTGCTGGGGCTGAGCGAGGAGCAGGCGGCGTCCCGCCCCAGCGCGAGCGAACTGTCGCTGTCCGGTCTGCTCAAGCACGTCGCCGAGGTCGAGCAGGGCTGGATCGCCCGCGCCAAGCAGGAGCCGCCGGCGATCCAGCGCGACCAGTCCAACTGGCACGAGACCTTCCGGCTGATGGACGGCGAGAGCGTCGAGTCCCAGCTCGCCCTCTGGGAGAAGATCGCCGCCGAGACCGAGGCCTACGTCCGCTCCGTCCCGAGCCTGGACGACACCTTCCCCCTCCCGAACGACCCCTGGTTCCCGCCGGACGCCCGGGTCTCCGTGCGCTGGCTGTGCCTGCACCTCATCCGGGAGACCGCCCGGCACGCGGGCCACGCCGACATCATCCGGGAGTCGCTGGACGGCAGGACGGCGTTCGAGCTGGTCGCCCTGGAGCAGGGCAAGAGCTGGGGGTGA
- a CDS encoding PadR family transcriptional regulator: MSAIRLLVLGAVRQHGRAHGYQVRNDLEYWGAHEWSNAKPGSIYHALKQMAKQGLLHAHEIAPSTAGGPPRTEYEITDLGTEEFLRLLREALTAYDQKMDVKSAAIGFMVDLPRAEVVSLLKERVRRIEEWRAAVTEHYLPEGGPEQLGHIGEIMNLWIHTADGEAEWTQGLIGRIEGGAHTFAGEGEPFVGILLDGQENPYATGERTAGP; the protein is encoded by the coding sequence ATGTCAGCGATCCGTCTCCTGGTGCTCGGCGCGGTCCGCCAGCACGGGCGGGCCCACGGCTACCAGGTGCGCAACGACCTGGAGTACTGGGGCGCGCACGAGTGGTCCAACGCCAAGCCCGGCTCGATCTACCACGCGCTGAAGCAGATGGCGAAGCAGGGGCTTCTGCACGCGCACGAGATCGCCCCGTCCACGGCCGGCGGTCCGCCGCGCACGGAGTACGAGATCACCGACCTGGGCACCGAGGAGTTCCTCCGGCTGCTGCGCGAGGCACTGACCGCCTACGACCAGAAGATGGACGTGAAGTCTGCGGCCATCGGCTTCATGGTCGACCTGCCGCGCGCCGAGGTGGTGTCCCTGCTGAAGGAGCGCGTCCGGCGCATCGAGGAGTGGCGCGCGGCCGTCACCGAGCACTACCTGCCCGAGGGCGGCCCCGAACAGCTCGGCCACATCGGCGAGATCATGAACCTCTGGATCCACACGGCCGACGGCGAGGCAGAGTGGACCCAGGGGCTGATCGGCCGGATCGAGGGGGGCGCCCACACCTTCGCCGGGGAGGGCGAGCCGTTCGTCGGCATCCTCTTGGACGGGCAGGAGAACCCGTATGCGACGGGGGAGCGGACCGCCGGACCCTAG
- a CDS encoding glutamate decarboxylase — protein MPLHKGPDQPDERALSVNPFFGEANPVGGMTEAPPRHRLPDAPMAPSSAYQLVHDELMLDGNSRLNLATFVTTWMEPQAGVLMAECRDKNMIDKDEYPRTAELERRCVAMLADLWNAPDPSAAVGCSTTGSSEACMLAGMALKRRWSRRNPAPGARPNLVMGVNVQVCWEKFCNFWEVEARQVPMEGDRFHLDPQAAAELCDENTIGVVGILGSTFDGSYEPVADLCAALDALQERTGLDIPVHVDAASGGMIAPFLDEDLVWDFRLPRVASINTSGHKYGLVYPGVGWALWRDKEALPEELVFRVNYLGGDMPTFALNFSRPGAQVVAQYYTFLRLGREGYRAVQQTTRDVARSIAERVGELGDFRLLTRGDELPVLAFTTAPGVQAYDVFDVSRRLRESGWLVPAYTFPPHREDLSVLRIVCRNGFSADLADLFVEDLTRLLPELRQQPHPFTRDKDAATGFHH, from the coding sequence ATGCCGCTCCACAAAGGTCCCGACCAGCCCGACGAGCGCGCGCTGTCCGTCAACCCCTTCTTCGGCGAGGCGAATCCGGTCGGCGGCATGACCGAGGCCCCGCCCCGGCACCGGCTGCCCGACGCCCCCATGGCGCCGTCGTCGGCCTACCAGCTGGTGCACGACGAGCTGATGCTGGACGGCAACTCCCGGCTGAACCTGGCCACTTTCGTCACCACCTGGATGGAGCCGCAGGCCGGCGTCCTGATGGCGGAGTGCCGGGACAAGAACATGATCGACAAGGACGAGTACCCGCGCACGGCCGAACTGGAGCGGCGCTGCGTGGCGATGCTGGCCGATCTGTGGAACGCACCGGACCCGTCGGCCGCCGTGGGCTGTTCGACGACCGGTTCGAGCGAGGCGTGCATGCTCGCCGGCATGGCGCTCAAGCGCCGCTGGAGCCGCCGGAATCCGGCGCCGGGCGCCCGGCCCAACCTGGTCATGGGCGTCAACGTCCAGGTCTGCTGGGAGAAGTTCTGCAACTTCTGGGAGGTGGAGGCCCGCCAGGTCCCCATGGAGGGCGACCGGTTCCACCTCGACCCGCAGGCCGCGGCCGAGCTGTGCGACGAGAACACCATCGGTGTCGTCGGCATCCTCGGCTCCACCTTCGACGGCTCCTACGAGCCCGTCGCCGACCTCTGCGCGGCCCTCGACGCCCTCCAGGAGCGCACCGGCCTGGACATCCCGGTGCACGTCGACGCCGCCTCCGGCGGCATGATCGCGCCCTTCCTCGACGAGGACCTGGTGTGGGACTTCCGCCTCCCGCGGGTGGCGTCCATCAACACCTCGGGGCACAAGTACGGCCTGGTCTACCCGGGTGTCGGCTGGGCGCTGTGGCGCGACAAGGAGGCGCTGCCCGAGGAGCTCGTCTTCCGGGTCAACTACCTGGGCGGCGACATGCCGACCTTCGCCCTGAACTTCTCCCGGCCCGGCGCCCAGGTGGTCGCCCAGTACTACACCTTCCTGCGGCTCGGGCGGGAGGGCTACCGCGCCGTGCAGCAGACGACGCGCGACGTGGCCCGCTCCATCGCCGAGAGGGTGGGGGAGCTCGGCGACTTCCGGCTGCTGACGCGGGGCGACGAGCTGCCGGTCCTCGCCTTCACGACGGCGCCGGGCGTTCAGGCGTACGACGTCTTCGACGTCTCCCGGCGGCTACGGGAGAGCGGCTGGCTGGTGCCCGCGTACACCTTTCCGCCCCACCGCGAGGATTTGTCGGTGCTGCGGATCGTGTGCCGCAACGGCTTCTCCGCGGACCTGGCCGACCTGTTCGTGGAGGACCTGACCCGCCTGCTGCCGGAACTGCGCCAGCAGCCGCACCCGTTCACCCGGGACAAGGACGCGGCGACGGGCTTCCACCACTAG
- a CDS encoding MerR family transcriptional regulator: MDYSVGQVAGFAGVTVRTLHHYDAIGLLVPSERSHAGHRRYSEADLDRLQQILFYRELGFPLEEVAALLDDPETDPRAHLRRQHELLTARIEKLQKMAEAVEHAMEARKMGINLTPEERFEVFGDKDPEQYAEEAEARWGGTDAYAESQRRAASYGKEDWKRLQAEVDDWSERYAALVTAGAPATGEPAMDLAEEHRQHVSRWFFEVSYDMHQCFAEMYVSDERFKAYYDAMHPGLAEHLRDAIIANAARHEA; encoded by the coding sequence GTGGACTACTCCGTAGGACAGGTCGCGGGCTTCGCCGGCGTCACGGTGCGCACGCTGCACCACTACGACGCCATCGGGCTGCTCGTCCCGAGCGAGCGCAGCCACGCGGGCCACCGGCGCTACAGCGAGGCCGACCTCGACCGGCTGCAGCAGATCCTGTTCTACCGGGAGCTCGGCTTCCCGCTCGAGGAGGTCGCGGCCCTGCTCGACGACCCGGAGACGGACCCGCGCGCGCACCTGCGCCGCCAGCACGAGCTGCTGACCGCCCGGATCGAGAAGCTGCAGAAGATGGCCGAGGCCGTGGAGCACGCCATGGAGGCACGCAAGATGGGCATCAACCTCACCCCCGAGGAGCGCTTCGAGGTCTTCGGCGACAAGGACCCCGAACAGTACGCGGAGGAGGCCGAGGCACGCTGGGGCGGCACCGACGCGTACGCGGAGTCCCAGCGCCGGGCCGCGTCGTACGGCAAGGAGGACTGGAAGCGCCTGCAGGCCGAGGTCGACGACTGGAGCGAGCGGTACGCGGCCCTGGTCACCGCCGGCGCCCCGGCCACCGGGGAGCCGGCGATGGACCTGGCCGAGGAACACCGGCAGCACGTCAGCCGCTGGTTCTTCGAGGTGTCGTACGACATGCACCAGTGCTTCGCGGAGATGTACGTCTCCGACGAGCGCTTCAAGGCGTACTACGACGCCATGCACCCCGGCCTCGCCGAGCACCTCAGGGACGCGATCATCGCGAACGCCGCCCGCCACGAGGCGTGA
- a CDS encoding YbjQ family protein, whose product MGIDEYGGGQEPRPDVLVVTTNDVPGHRVVEVLGEVFGLTVRSRHVGSQIGAGLKSMVGGELRGLTKTLVETRNQAMERLVEQARARGANAVLMFRFDVSEAAGVGTEVCAYGTAVVLARE is encoded by the coding sequence ATGGGAATCGATGAATACGGCGGCGGCCAGGAGCCCCGCCCGGACGTACTGGTCGTCACGACGAACGACGTGCCCGGTCACCGGGTCGTGGAGGTGCTCGGCGAGGTCTTCGGGCTGACGGTCCGGTCCCGGCACGTGGGCAGCCAGATCGGTGCGGGACTGAAGTCGATGGTCGGCGGTGAGCTGCGGGGGCTGACCAAGACGCTCGTGGAGACCCGGAACCAGGCCATGGAGCGGTTGGTGGAGCAGGCACGCGCGCGTGGCGCGAACGCGGTGCTGATGTTCCGCTTCGACGTCAGCGAGGCGGCGGGCGTGGGCACGGAGGTGTGCGCGTACGGCACGGCGGTCGTCCTGGCCCGGGAGTGA
- a CDS encoding DedA family protein, with product MTTLALGPSWLDPNYLLDTFGIWGLLLIVFAESGLLIGFFLPGDSLLFTCGLLITSNQLNFPLWGAIALICVAAILGDQAGYMFGKKVGPSLFNRPDSRLFKQENVVKAHEFFEKYGPKSLVLARFVPIVRTFTPIIAGVSGMKYRSFLTFNVIGGVLWGAGVTLLGSWLGKIDFVKNNIEAILILIVLVSVVPIIIEFLRARSKNRKAGREASEPVQEPVQEQTQPFPVVMDDATTQLRRIPPADQDHSQQYQQPYDPNQQYAQPQYPDQRYPDQRYPQQQYPQQQYPQQQYDGGQYPYDNQNQGY from the coding sequence GTGACGACGCTTGCCCTCGGCCCGAGCTGGCTGGATCCGAACTACCTCCTCGACACGTTCGGCATCTGGGGCCTGCTCCTCATCGTCTTCGCCGAGTCCGGCCTGCTCATCGGTTTCTTCCTGCCCGGTGACTCGCTCCTGTTCACCTGCGGTCTGCTGATCACCTCGAACCAGCTGAACTTCCCCCTGTGGGGAGCGATCGCGCTGATCTGCGTCGCGGCGATCCTCGGCGACCAGGCGGGCTACATGTTCGGCAAGAAGGTCGGCCCGTCCCTGTTTAACCGTCCGGACTCCCGCCTGTTCAAGCAGGAGAACGTGGTCAAGGCGCACGAGTTCTTCGAGAAATACGGCCCCAAGTCCCTGGTCCTGGCCCGTTTCGTGCCCATCGTGCGCACGTTCACGCCGATCATCGCCGGCGTCAGCGGCATGAAGTACCGCTCGTTCCTGACCTTCAACGTCATCGGTGGCGTCCTGTGGGGCGCCGGCGTCACCCTGCTCGGCTCCTGGCTCGGCAAGATCGACTTCGTCAAGAACAACATCGAGGCGATCCTGATCCTGATCGTCCTCGTCTCGGTGGTCCCGATCATCATCGAGTTCCTGCGGGCCCGCTCCAAGAACCGGAAGGCCGGACGGGAGGCGTCCGAGCCGGTCCAGGAGCCGGTCCAGGAGCAGACGCAGCCCTTCCCGGTGGTCATGGACGACGCGACGACCCAGCTGCGCCGCATCCCGCCGGCGGACCAGGACCACTCCCAGCAGTACCAGCAGCCGTACGACCCGAACCAGCAGTACGCGCAGCCCCAGTACCCGGACCAGCGCTACCCGGACCAGCGCTACCCGCAGCAGCAGTACCCCCAGCAGCAGTACCCCCAGCAGCAGTACGACGGTGGGCAGTACCCGTACGACAACCAGAACCAGGGCTACTGA